A section of the Desulfovibrio sp. Huiquan2017 genome encodes:
- the rplM gene encoding 50S ribosomal protein L13: protein MKTYSPKPEDANHEWFIVDATDKILGRLATEITTRLRGKHKPEFAPHMDMGDFVVVINAEKIKVTGKKMDAKKYYKHTNHPGGLKEKSLRQMLDIKPENVITAAVKGMLPKNKLAAQQLKKLKVYAGSEHPHAAQAPKPLDF from the coding sequence ATGAAGACATATAGCCCGAAGCCGGAAGACGCGAACCACGAATGGTTCATCGTCGACGCCACGGACAAGATCCTGGGCCGCCTGGCCACCGAGATCACCACCCGTCTGCGCGGCAAGCACAAGCCGGAGTTCGCCCCCCACATGGACATGGGCGACTTCGTGGTGGTCATCAACGCCGAGAAGATCAAGGTCACCGGCAAAAAGATGGACGCCAAGAAATACTACAAGCACACCAACCATCCCGGCGGTCTCAAGGAAAAGAGCCTGCGGCAGATGCTGGACATCAAGCCCGAGAACGTCATCACCGCCGCCGTCAAGGGCATGCTGCCCAAGAACAAGCTGGCCGCCCAGCAGCTTAAGAAGCTGAAGGTCTACGCCGGTTCCGAGCACCCGCACGCGGCCCAGGCTCCCAAACCTCTGGATTTCTAA
- the rpsI gene encoding 30S ribosomal protein S9 — protein MMSDFTYATGKRKNAISRTRLYAGTGQITVNGRPFEDYFPRKSLQMVVQQPLKLVKMLERFDIKANCTGGGVSGQAEALRHGISRALCALDPELRAVLKPAGLLTRDARKKERKKYGLRGARASFQFSKR, from the coding sequence ATCATGAGCGATTTCACCTACGCCACTGGCAAACGTAAGAATGCGATCTCCCGCACCCGCCTGTACGCCGGCACCGGGCAGATCACCGTCAACGGTCGTCCCTTCGAGGACTATTTCCCCCGCAAGAGCCTGCAGATGGTTGTTCAGCAGCCGCTGAAGCTGGTCAAGATGCTCGAGCGTTTCGACATCAAGGCCAACTGCACCGGCGGCGGCGTGTCCGGCCAGGCCGAAGCCCTGCGCCACGGCATCTCCCGCGCCCTGTGCGCCCTGGACCCGGAACTGCGCGCCGTGCTCAAGCCCGCCGGTCTCCTGACCCGCGACGCCCGTAAGAAGGAACGTAAGAAGTACGGCCTTCGCGGCGCCCGCGCTTCCTTCCAGTTCTCCAAGCGTTAA
- a CDS encoding radical SAM protein: MPSKKKPQPHMLFASPDGEIYDHPDLLLMIRRGDEFGLPRPDEIMPLPEESEFFMLPGRHAMGYSQEDGQAEVMEELAVAAFVCPGHTVTGVAAYESDEDAPVLPLLSYAAIGYANGKFWVCAKKVDEDQRQVFTHIQPDRIEAGAHELMSELPENRLVNHLAGCALTSGCPAAKNLALGRFECPLPTSRTCNAECVGCISLQREDSGFPSPQCRIAFRPTADEIVQIMRRHESRERRPIFSFGQGCEGEPLLEAELLCEAVAKYRHEGGTGTVNVNTNGSRHQAMPALKIAGMNSIRVSLNSARKGPYEAYYRPHGYSFDDVRETILKAHDVGLYVSLNLLFFPGITDTEEEYDALVELGETCRYDFIQLRNLNLDPELYLRLMEPFGHSPSMGFNNFKKRLKKALPWIEYGYFNPYLG, from the coding sequence ATGCCATCCAAGAAAAAACCGCAGCCGCATATGCTGTTCGCTTCGCCCGACGGAGAGATCTACGACCACCCGGACCTGTTGCTCATGATCCGGCGGGGAGACGAATTCGGCCTGCCCCGGCCCGATGAGATCATGCCTTTGCCCGAGGAGTCCGAATTTTTCATGCTGCCCGGCCGCCACGCCATGGGCTACAGCCAGGAGGACGGACAGGCCGAAGTCATGGAAGAGCTGGCCGTAGCCGCCTTCGTCTGCCCGGGCCACACGGTCACCGGCGTGGCCGCCTACGAGTCCGATGAGGACGCGCCGGTCCTGCCCCTGCTCTCCTATGCCGCTATCGGCTACGCGAACGGCAAATTTTGGGTCTGCGCCAAGAAGGTGGACGAGGACCAGCGCCAGGTGTTCACCCACATCCAGCCCGACCGCATTGAGGCCGGTGCGCACGAATTGATGTCCGAGCTGCCCGAGAACCGGCTGGTCAACCATCTGGCGGGCTGCGCCCTGACCAGCGGCTGCCCGGCGGCCAAGAACCTGGCCCTCGGCCGGTTCGAATGCCCTCTGCCCACCTCCAGAACGTGCAACGCCGAGTGCGTGGGCTGCATCTCGCTCCAGCGCGAGGACTCCGGTTTCCCCTCGCCGCAATGCCGCATCGCCTTCCGGCCCACGGCGGACGAGATCGTCCAGATCATGCGCCGCCACGAGTCGCGCGAACGCCGCCCCATTTTTTCCTTCGGCCAGGGATGCGAGGGCGAACCTCTGCTCGAGGCCGAACTTCTCTGCGAGGCGGTGGCCAAGTATCGCCACGAAGGCGGCACCGGCACGGTCAACGTCAACACCAACGGCTCACGCCACCAGGCCATGCCCGCGCTGAAAATCGCCGGAATGAACTCCATCCGCGTCAGCCTGAACTCCGCCCGCAAAGGCCCCTACGAGGCCTACTACCGTCCCCACGGCTACAGCTTCGACGATGTGCGAGAGACCATCCTCAAGGCCCACGACGTCGGCCTGTACGTCTCCCTGAACCTGCTCTTCTTCCCCGGCATCACCGACACCGAGGAGGAGTATGACGCCCTGGTCGAGCTGGGCGAGACCTGCCGCTACGACTTCATCCAACTGCGCAATCTCAACCTCGACCCCGAACTTTATCTCCGCCTCATGGAACCCTTCGGGCACTCCCCGTCCATGGGCTTCAACAACTTCAAGAAACGACTCAAAAAAGCCCTCCCCTGGATCGAGTACGGCTACTTCAACCCGTACCTCGGGTAG
- a CDS encoding DUF1003 domain-containing protein produces the protein MSQKSSPRRSPSLKPKPRHVCRICGQSKANMLPVSTIRPAIFDEIVKERPDFTESGYICTDDLNHFRFKYVEDIMLSEKGELSELDQEVLQSLQRHELLASNPEEEMDRMRTTGERLADLIADFGGSWKFIILFGVFILFWVLVNTLLLVFRPFDPYPFILLNLLLSLLAAIQAPIIMMSQNRQEDKDRARAENDYKVNLKAELEIRHLHEKLDHLISNQWERLLDIQQLQLDLMTEIMAARTRKGTGK, from the coding sequence ATGAGCCAGAAATCCTCCCCCCGCCGGTCGCCTTCACTGAAGCCCAAGCCTCGGCACGTCTGCCGGATCTGCGGGCAGAGCAAGGCTAATATGCTCCCCGTTTCGACCATCCGTCCCGCGATCTTCGACGAGATCGTCAAGGAGCGGCCGGACTTCACCGAGTCCGGCTATATCTGCACGGACGATCTGAATCATTTTCGGTTCAAGTACGTGGAAGACATCATGCTTTCGGAAAAGGGCGAGTTGAGTGAACTGGATCAGGAGGTCTTGCAAAGCCTGCAACGGCATGAGCTTTTGGCCAGCAATCCGGAAGAGGAGATGGACCGGATGCGCACCACGGGCGAGCGTCTGGCCGATCTCATCGCCGATTTCGGCGGAAGTTGGAAATTCATCATCCTGTTCGGCGTGTTCATTCTATTCTGGGTGCTGGTGAACACGCTGCTTCTGGTCTTCCGGCCCTTCGATCCGTATCCCTTTATCCTGCTCAATCTGCTACTCTCGCTGTTGGCCGCCATCCAGGCCCCGATCATCATGATGAGCCAGAACCGGCAAGAGGACAAAGACCGGGCCCGGGCCGAGAACGACTACAAGGTCAACCTCAAGGCCGAGTTGGAAATCCGCCATCTGCACGAAAAACTCGACCATCTCATCTCCAACCAATGGGAACGCCTTCTCGACATCCAGCAACTGCAACTGGATCTGATGACCGAGATCATGGCCGCCCGCACCCGCAAGGGGACCGGCAAGTAA